In Notolabrus celidotus isolate fNotCel1 chromosome 10, fNotCel1.pri, whole genome shotgun sequence, one DNA window encodes the following:
- the p2ry8 gene encoding P2Y purinoceptor 8, producing MMANSSTFRIDNATLALFKDHNTGIAISVIYIFISLLNLVGNGLSLWILLFRTSPKTPSIIFMLHLTLTDLALGTALPFQMVYQLKGYHWNLGPNMCSFLTMVFYTNMYCSILTVMAIGIDRYLGIVRPMLFRQTRERKSVAVFSCILMWVVVLAVLYPLMTTDLTFDIPELGITTCFDMLKKDMLPNKAAWALFVFAMVFVLFFFPFCVTVFCYIRVICKLASDRKTRQKKRAIYLAVVVILVYTLCFAPNNILLLAHGITKLFYGRSLYMAYKLSLCLSCMNSCLDPFIYYFASKDFRQKLRRILKLQSQSSAESTRNEHKESIYSAHCNFTEGQDKEPSKVSLMPQCTSK from the exons ATGATGGCGAACTCCAGTACCTTCAGAATAGACAACGCCACCCTTGCCCTGTTTAAGGATCACAACACCGGAATCGCCATCTCTGTCATCTATATATTCATCAGCCTCTTGAACCTGGTGGGAAATGGTCTCTCCTTGTGGATCCTCTTGTTCCGCACCTCCCCCAAGACTCCGTCAATCATCTTCATGTTACATCTCACCCTCACTGATCTGGCTCTCGGCACTGCGCTGCCTTTTCAGATGGTCTACCAGCTCAAAGGATACCACTGGAATCTGGGACCCAACATGTGCAG TTTCCTGACCATGGTCTTCTACACCAACATGTACTGCTCCATCCTGACTGTGATGGCCATTGGCATCGACCGCTACCTAGGCATCGTCCGGCCAATgctcttcaggcagaccagagaGAGGAAGTCTGTCGCCGTCTTTAGCTGCATCCTCATGTGGGTTGTTGTTCTCGCGGTCCTGTACCCACTGATGACCACAGACCTGACCTTTGATATCCCTGAACTCGGGATAACCACATGCTTTGACATGCTGAAGAAAGACATGCTTCCCAACAAGGCGGCCTGGGCGCTCTTTGTGTTTGCCATGGTGttcgtcctcttcttcttccccttctGTGTCACGGTATTCTGCTACATCAGGGTGATTTGCAAACTGGCCAGTGATCGCAAGACGAGGCAGAAAAAGAGAGCAATATATCTGGCTGTGGTTGTTATCCTGGTCTATACTTTGTGCTTTGCTCCTAATAACATCCTGCTGCTGGCTCATGGTATCACAAAACTCTTCTATGGTCGGTCTCTCTACATGGCCTACAAGCTGTCCCTCTGTCTCAGCTGCATGAATAGCTGCCTGGATCCCTTCATTTACTACTTTGCCTCCAAGGACTTCAGGCAGAAGCTGAGACGCATATTGAAGCTGCAGAGCCAGAGCAGCGCTGAGTCAACGAGGAATGAGCATAAAGAAAGTATTTACTCAGCGCACTGCAACTTTACTGAAGGTCAAGACAAAGAACCCAGTAAAGTGAGTCTGATGCCACAGTGCACCTCTAAatga